The Roseofilum casamattae BLCC-M143 genome includes the window CGATCCTGAGACAGTGCTGGTCAAGTCAAATGGCGGATATAAGTTCAAACGTATGGAGAAAGGCGATACTTCGATCGCTTTCCGAGCCAATAAAGATGGTAGTGCGTTGCAAGCACAAGAAATTAAGAATGTTTCTGATGCTCTAACTCTGGAAGGCGAACTGAATAAACTCGCCGCCAATATTTCTATCGGTCGAAATATGGCAGGAGTGCATTACTTCACCGACTATTACGATAGCATTCGCATGGGCGAGCAGATTGCCATTGGTATTCTAGAAGAACAGGCATTGACGTATTGTACAGACCCCTTTGTCTTATCTCTGCGAACTTTTGATGGTGATGAGGTGAAAATTGGTCATCAACACACCCTTAGGAATCGTTAGCTATTGCTAAAGTCCCATACTGCGTTCTCCTAATATGGAGAACGCAGTGGAGCGATCGCCTTATTTTTTCGCGATCGCATTGAATTGTGCAATGGAATAGATCGGAAGGAACGATCGCCCCAGTAGACGATCGCACAATTGCCTATAATTCATGTTCTCTAGGTCTGCTGTCCGGATCGCCTCACGGACTTGCTGAATAAGCGCTCTGACTGCGGATGAGTACGAAACTTATTCCTTCGGACGAGCGTCGCTCTCAAGAGATTTAATATGCCGCACGTTCTACTGTCAATGGCTCTGGAACAACTGAGCGACAGGAGTTTTAGAGTGATTTATAGAACGCTATGAATGCACTAAACCTCTGTTATTTAATTATCTAGAACTTAAGGATTATGAAGTGTCACTCCTTACTCGCACTGGCTCTCTCATCAACGCTCTGTACCCTAGCTGCGATCGCTCCCAGTTATTCTCTGCCAACAGACGAGTTGACGGAAGAAAGAGAACGGGTTGAAATTGCTCAACATGCTATTTCCCAACATGCGATCGCGCAGCCACCTATCGCGAAGCCACCTATCGCGCAGTCACCTACCTCCGAGCCAGTATTACTCCAGCAATTACCGTCACTCGAACAACCCATTACTTCCGTCGCCATTAGCCCTCTGGGGAATTTCGTCGTCAGCGGCAGTGAAAACTCTACCTTACAGCTTTGGGACTTGCGATCGCGGCGCATCATGCGTACCTTACCCGGTCATACTGAGGAAGTGACTTCCTTAACGTTTAGTCCCAATGGACGAATGCTAGTTAGTGCCAGTACGGATAACACGATTAAAATCTGGAATTTAGCCATGTCGCGGCTCAAATTAACCATTTATACCGATCGCGATATTCATTCCGTTGCCATGAGTCCCCACGGCCAAACCTTTGCCAGCGGTAATGCAGAGGGAGTCGTCGAAATTTGGAACTTGAATACCGGTAAAAAACGACGAGAGTTCGCAACGCCAATTTCCTCTGAAGTCAAGGTGAGCTACAGTCCCGATGGTACTCTCTTAGCCACGCGCTA containing:
- a CDS encoding WD40 repeat domain-containing protein, with translation MKCHSLLALALSSTLCTLAAIAPSYSLPTDELTEERERVEIAQHAISQHAIAQPPIAKPPIAQSPTSEPVLLQQLPSLEQPITSVAISPLGNFVVSGSENSTLQLWDLRSRRIMRTLPGHTEEVTSLTFSPNGRMLVSASTDNTIKIWNLAMSRLKLTIYTDRDIHSVAMSPHGQTFASGNAEGVVEIWNLNTGKKRREFATPISSEVKVSYSPDGTLLATRYRDRSVVHFWNPLTGELLGTTYDSVPLSDGENSARGECEAWWHQNSTHCGAIAQTPDGQILADIDRQQILLWHLPDTTEFTASAPR